The following proteins come from a genomic window of Rhodohalobacter sp. 614A:
- a CDS encoding DUF4097 family beta strand repeat-containing protein codes for MKLYSITTPFLQLFCPGRDSRFVVTNKPNQTPIVPEGTVYFRGILKNIADYRFQILKMVLLISGFVFMFSPSASAQTFSETIKETVRFQNINSSENELYIHNINGNVTVEGYNGDEIQITYHKKIDADTQRDLDRAIEEVEFILEEESNRILIYLDAPFICVKKRDGKISYNINDWDDDYDFMFDISIRVPQNTNLDVSTINNGRVLVENIHSKWLDVSNINGSVELGNVAGITDAKTINGDITASYRENPSGDSSFETINGTIEVMFPENLSADITFKSMHGDLYTDFKNVQRLQARVESSEERGHGKTTYRIDKFAPLRIGNGGPTFKFEVLNGDVYVKRNRAT; via the coding sequence ATGAAATTATACAGCATAACAACACCTTTTCTACAATTATTCTGTCCCGGCCGGGACAGTAGGTTTGTAGTAACAAACAAACCGAATCAAACCCCTATTGTCCCGGAGGGGACAGTATATTTCCGTGGGATTCTGAAGAATATCGCAGATTATCGATTCCAAATCTTAAAAATGGTTCTTCTCATTTCAGGATTCGTATTCATGTTTTCTCCATCAGCATCCGCCCAAACCTTCTCTGAAACCATAAAGGAAACAGTCCGATTCCAAAACATAAATAGTTCAGAAAATGAGCTATACATCCACAACATTAATGGAAATGTGACGGTAGAAGGCTACAACGGCGATGAGATTCAAATCACCTATCACAAAAAAATTGACGCGGATACCCAGCGCGATCTTGACCGGGCTATAGAGGAAGTAGAATTTATCCTCGAGGAAGAAAGCAATCGCATTCTGATTTACCTGGATGCCCCCTTTATTTGTGTAAAAAAACGCGATGGCAAGATCAGTTATAACATCAATGACTGGGATGATGATTACGATTTTATGTTCGACATCTCCATTCGGGTTCCACAAAATACAAACCTGGATGTATCTACCATCAACAATGGAAGAGTTCTTGTAGAGAACATCCATTCAAAGTGGCTCGATGTCTCGAATATTAATGGCTCAGTGGAACTTGGGAATGTAGCCGGCATTACGGACGCCAAGACTATTAATGGAGATATCACGGCGAGTTATAGAGAAAATCCTTCCGGCGATTCATCCTTTGAAACCATTAATGGCACCATTGAAGTGATGTTTCCGGAGAATCTTTCCGCAGATATCACCTTCAAAAGCATGCACGGAGATCTCTATACCGATTTCAAAAATGTGCAACGCCTCCAGGCCCGGGTGGAATCGAGCGAGGAACGGGGTCACGGAAAAACCACGTATCGCATCGACAAATTTGCACCGCTTCGCATCGGTAACGGCGGACCCACTTTCAAAT
- a CDS encoding HEAT repeat domain-containing protein, which translates to MIDEKYIDLVTGYLQNDLNPDQKNKLEELIESGEIDLLDLKEMEMMYGKMSSIDIPQASPAMHDRFYAMLEKEKQTQSVSWSHKLNTWMDQQKNRFELRYVVYAAAIFLAGIFLGDLYAPFSKQDDQIDQLSAEVSQMREVMMISLLDNSSPMERLKAVNISTEIQSADDRIVNALLKTLNNDTNVNVRVAAVEALTAHAANPSVRTGLINSIANQESPIVQAALADAMLALQEKQSVDEFKKLLAKDELDMNVRNKLENTIAALN; encoded by the coding sequence ATGATTGATGAAAAATATATCGACTTAGTGACCGGATATCTTCAGAATGACCTGAATCCGGATCAAAAAAACAAACTGGAGGAGCTGATTGAGTCCGGCGAGATCGATCTGCTGGATCTGAAAGAGATGGAAATGATGTACGGAAAAATGAGCTCAATTGATATCCCCCAAGCAAGTCCGGCCATGCACGATCGGTTTTATGCTATGCTGGAAAAAGAAAAACAGACTCAATCGGTCAGCTGGTCTCATAAACTGAATACCTGGATGGATCAACAGAAAAACCGTTTTGAGTTGCGTTATGTGGTTTACGCCGCAGCCATTTTTCTGGCAGGCATTTTCCTGGGGGATTTATATGCTCCGTTCAGTAAACAAGATGATCAGATTGACCAACTCAGCGCCGAAGTTTCCCAAATGCGTGAAGTGATGATGATCAGCCTGCTGGATAATTCTTCTCCAATGGAACGGCTTAAAGCCGTCAACATCAGCACCGAAATCCAATCTGCGGATGACCGAATTGTGAATGCTCTTTTGAAGACCTTGAATAACGACACTAATGTGAATGTTCGCGTAGCGGCTGTAGAAGCACTAACTGCTCACGCTGCGAATCCGTCTGTACGAACGGGGTTGATCAATTCGATTGCCAACCAGGAATCGCCCATCGTTCAGGCCGCTTTGGCTGATGCAATGCTGGCCCTGCAGGAAAAACAGTCGGTGGATGAATTCAAAAAACTCCTTGCCAAAGACGAATTGGATATGAACGTCCGAAACAAATTGGAAAATACGATTGCGGCATTAAACTAA
- a CDS encoding RNA polymerase sigma factor: protein MNRLTKIFDRLDSNSDNALMMKVRDGDLDKLGLLFERYNRRLFGFFYRLTHRRDISEDLVQGVFERILKYRESYKGDGAFSTWIFQIARNLHIDYYRKYSKTDTEDDFSDWDSLEADDSEIKLKSEDERNRLLLKRALDQLDEEKKQTLILSRFEGFKYKEIAEIMDCTESAVKVRVFRGINELKEIVSDLKKEEEL from the coding sequence ATGAACAGGCTAACAAAAATATTTGATCGGTTGGATTCGAATTCGGATAACGCTTTAATGATGAAAGTAAGAGACGGCGATCTCGATAAACTCGGGTTGCTGTTTGAGCGATACAACCGTCGCCTGTTCGGGTTCTTTTACAGATTGACACACCGCCGCGATATCAGCGAGGATCTGGTTCAGGGTGTTTTTGAACGGATTCTGAAGTACCGCGAATCCTATAAAGGAGACGGCGCTTTCTCAACATGGATTTTCCAGATCGCCCGAAATCTTCATATCGATTATTACCGGAAATATTCAAAAACCGATACGGAAGATGATTTTAGCGACTGGGATTCTCTCGAAGCCGATGATTCAGAAATCAAACTGAAATCAGAAGATGAACGAAACCGGCTGCTTCTGAAACGGGCTTTGGATCAGTTGGATGAAGAGAAAAAGCAGACGCTTATTCTAAGCCGTTTCGAAGGATTCAAATACAAGGAGATCGCTGAGATTATGGATTGCACGGAAAGTGCCGTAAAAGTGCGGGTGTTCAGGGGCATTAACGAATTGAAGGAGATTGTTTCTGATCTCAAAAAAGAGGAAGAATTATGA